From one Nothobranchius furzeri strain GRZ-AD chromosome 2, NfurGRZ-RIMD1, whole genome shotgun sequence genomic stretch:
- the sf3b6 gene encoding splicing factor 3B subunit 6 yields MAMQAAKRANIRLPPEVNRILYIRNLPYKITAEEMYDIFGKYGPIRQIRTGNTPETRGTAYVVYEDIFDAKNACDHLSGFNVCNRYLVVLYYNANRAFQKMDTKKKEEQLKLLKEKYGINTDPPK; encoded by the exons ATGGCTATGCAAGCAGCAAAACGTGCTAAT ATCCGATTACCTCCTGAGGTGAACAGAATCCTGTATATAAGGAATCTCCCCTATAAGATCACAGCTGAGGAGAtgtacgatatctttggaaaataCGGACCAATACGACAGATCCGAAC AGGGAACACGCCTGAAACAAGAGGAACAGCTTATGTTGTGTACGAAGACATCTTCGATGCCAAGAACGCCTGCGACCACCTTTCAGGCTTCAACGTCTGCAACCGTTACCTGGTGGTTCTTTACTACAACGCAAACCGA GCTTTCCAGAAGATGGACACCAAGAAGAAAGAAGAGCAGCTGAAGCTTCTGAAAGAGAAATATGGAATCAACACAGACCCTCCAAAGTAG